From Cryobacterium sp. GrIS_2_6:
GCGCTGCGACCTCGCGGATCGTGATCGCGTTCATCATGCTCACCTCATTGTGTGATTGGGCCCTGCGTCGTGGAAACGATTCCATGGAATCGTTTCCATACTAGGCGGCCCCCGTCCCGGCTGTCAACACCCCTGCCGCACAACCCCGTTCGCCAGCCCCGTTCCCTTCCGAACGCTGCGATACTCAGGAGAGACCGTCGGCACTCGTCCGGGGGGACGAGTCCCGCGCGCACGAGCGTCGGAGGCCCTGGCGCCGACGTGTCGTGTCACAGGAGCGGACCCCATGTCCCGCACGCCGCAGAAGCCCACCGACCTCACGCATCCGTCGCCCCCGCTCACCGGCTGGTACTCAGAGAACCACTGGCCCGCACCCGAGACCGTCGTGGTCGCCGACGACCGGATGACCGCGGACGTGGCCTACCGCCTCGCCAAGTCGGGCACCGGGATGCTGTGGGCCGGCGATTTCCAGAACGCCCGGCAGCTGCTCGGCGCGCTCGCCCGCCGCATCGACCACATCGACACCGCCCGCCGCCGCACGCATCCGCCGCGCCGCGGCCCGGCGGCCCTCTTCGAACGAACCAGAGCCGACGCCCACGAGCGCGCCCGGCTGCTCGGCCTCGTGCTCATTCCGCTCGACGCCGACTACACGATCGCCCTGCGTCGCGCGCCCGGTGCCCGAGCCGCCTGCCTCGAGACCTACGGCCCGGCCGGCCGTACAGCGACGGTCACGTCACTGCGCGAGCTGCTCGGCGTGATGGGCGCCCACGAGTGGCGGGTGAGGGGCGTCGTCGTCCCGGCGCTCGGCGGCAGCATCCACGCGCACTACGGCGTCTTCTCACCCGTACGCGGCGAGTACCTCGACCTCGTGCTCGCCGCACCGCTTCCCGCGACGACCGCGACCCCTGCGACCGGGACCACGAGCGCGGCAAAGGATGCCTCCCGCACCGCCTTCGACATCGGAACCGGCACCGGCGTGATCGCCGCGATCCTCGCCGGCCGTGGCTTCGATCGCGTGATCGGCACGGACACGGCCCCGCGCGCGCTGGCCTGTGCGCGCGAGAACGTGGCCAGGCTCGGCCTCACGAAGACGGTCACGATCGAGGACACCGACCTGTTCCCTGCGGGACTCGCCGACCTGATCGTCTGCAATCCGCCGTGGATCCCCGGCGCCGCCATCACCGCAACCGACCACGCCGTCTACGATCCCGACGGGCAGATGCTGCAGGGCTTCCTCGGCGGCCTCGCCGGACATCTCGCACCCGGCGGCGAGGGCTGGCTCGTGCTCTCCGACATCGCCGAGCACCTCGGGCTGCGATCCAGGGATGCCCTGCTCGACCAGTTCGACGACGCCGGTCTCGAGGTCGTCGCTCGACTCGACACGAAGCCCGTGCACCGGAAGGCCGTCGACGCCGACGACCCGCTGCACGTGGCGAGGGCCGCAGAGGTGACCTCGCTCTGGCGACTGCGCGCGGTATCCGCCCCTGAGCGCCCCTGACAAAAAACACAAGGCGGGCAGAGAGTTCTCTGCCCGCCTTGTGCGGTGAAACGGTGAAACGGTGAAGCGACCTAGCGCATGACGACCGTTACTTCTCGGCGACCGTCAGGAGCGGGCTTCCGACCTGGACGTGGCCGGAGGCCGCCGGCTCGACGGGCCCGAACTTCCGGGCGTTCGTCACGAGCACCGGGGTGACGAGCGAGTAGCCCGCCGCTTCGATGACCGCGCGGTCGAAGGTCACCAGCGGGGTGCCTGCTTCGACCCTGTCGCCCGCGGCGACCTTGACGTCGAAGCCCTTGCCGGCCAGGTTCACGGTGTCGATGCCCACGTGGATGAGCAGTTCGACGCCGCTGTCAAGCAGCAAGCCGAAGGCGTGCCCGGTCGGCTGGGCGACGAGGACTTTTCCGGCTGCCGGGGCGTACACGGTGTCCTCTGTCGGATCGATTCCGACGCCGGGCCCGACGATTCCCTTGCTGAACACGGGGTCAGGAACCTCGTCGAGCGGAACGACGATACCGGCGACGGGCGAACCGATCGTGGCCAGGAGGGTGGCCAGTGCGGTCGCCGTTCCTGTGCTCGGTGCGGTCGCCGTAGCCGCATGCGCGGTACCGGCGGAAACCGGTGCTGCGACGGGTGCGACGTGTGCGGACTTCATGCTCGCTGCGGCTTCATCGTCCGCAACCTGGGCGGCAACTTCCGCCTTCTGCTCCGGCGTCTGGTAGCCGGAGAGGATCACGAGGATCATCGCGGTGAAGAAGGCTGCAGCGATGGCGATCGTGTACAGCGGGATGTTGTTGAAGGCGGGGATGGTCAACAGCGAGGTGAAGACGAAAGCGCTGGTCTTGACGCCGCCGCCGAGCCCGATGATGACGCCACCGACGAGGCAACCGATGAGCATGCGCGGGTAGATGCGCTTGAAGCGGAGATGGATTCCGTAGAGAGACGGTTCGGAGATGCCGCCGAGGAGACCGGCAGCGAGAGCGCCTGTCGCGGTCTGCTTCATCAAGCGGTCCTTCTCGCGAATGGCGAGGAAGAGCACACCGGCGGTCGCACCGAAGCACGCGAAGTTCCAGGCGCCCATCGGGCCCTGGATGAAGTCAAATCCGAGGGACTGGATGTTGAGCAGCATGATCGCGTTCAGCGGCCAGTGCAGGCCGAGCGGAACCATGAACGGGTAGGCCAGCGGGATGACAACCGCGAAGATGAACGGCGAGAAATCGTTGATCGACTTGAGGAAGTTACCGAGACCGGCTCCGCCGTACACACCGATCGGGCCGATCAGGAAGGCGGTCAGCGGGATCATGATGAGCATGCTGATGAACGGCACGAAGATCAGCTGGACGCTGGACGGGATGATCTTCTTCAAGAGCACGGTCAGGGCGGCGAGCACTCCGGCCATCAGCAGGGGCGGGAACACCTGCGAGCTGTAGTCGAATACCGTCAACGGCAGTCCGAAGATCTGCACGACGGATGCGTGGCCGCCGAAAACGGACGCCGCACCATCGGTCTTGCCCAGGGCCGTGAAGCCGGGGAGCATGACGACGGCCATGATTCCGAAGCCGACCCAGGGGTCGGCGCCCATCCGCTTGGAGGCGTTGTATGCCACCATCAGCGGCAGGAAGACGAAGACGCCCTGCCACATCAGGTTCACGAACTGCCAGGACGGATCAAGGGTGACGCCGGGCGCGTTCCAGGCCGGGATGACACCGAGGGTCGCCATCAAGGCCATGAATGTAATGAACAGCGACGCGCCCAGCAGCGCACCGAGGATCGGCCGGAACGAGTCCGACAGAACCTCGAAGAACGTGTCGAGCCCGGCGAACTTGCCGCGCGGACCCTTCGCCTTCCCCGCGGCCTTCATGTCAGCGATGGAGTCGCCGGCACTAATCTTCTTCATTTCGGGTAGCGCCCAAATCTCGTTGTATACGGTCTCAACCGCACCGCCGATAACGACCTGGTATCGGTCGCCGGTTTGGGGAACGGCGCCCAGAACCACCGGGATGGCCTCGACGGCCGCCTGGTCGATTCCGGATGCGTCCTTGAGCTGGAAGCGAAGCCGGGTGGCGCAGTGGGTGAGGCCCACGATGTTCCCGGCACCTCCAATACTTTGAACAATGTCTGCAGCAGGTTTTGACGCCACCTTGGTCTCCTTCTGGTGTGGATGCGGTACGTGTGACTCCCGCGGGCAGAGCTCAGGGCGACCGTGCGGGCCGGCTGAGAAGTTCGTGTGGATATTCACACATCATTAGCAACGTACACGAATTTTGTGCACATCTCAGCACCAAATTCGATCACGGCAGCCTCAGCGCGGACTCGTCCCCCGACATCCGCCGTGCACATCGAGAGTTGCCGTTCCCGCCGCGTTGCGCCGGCGCACAACGGTCACCGGGCACAAACGGCGATCCTCGGCGAGAAGCAGCAAGCACACGACGAATTCTTGCGCTCTTCCGCAGTAAAACGCCGTTGAAGCCCGGATACGCTGGACCGAACGCCACACAGGCGCGTTCACCCCGCACCACACGCACAACCCAGACAGCGCCGCGACCGCGGCATTCACGAGGACGGGAGGTTCCCATGTCGAATTACAGTGCAGAAGCATTGGTCGGTGAGCCCGAGGTTCTCGAGGACACCCCGAACCTCACCACCTCCCCGGCGTGGGTGCGGCTCAAGGCCGCCGCCTCGGCGATGCAGGCGATCCAGGCCCCAGACGGTTCGGTCCCTGAGGCCACCGACCGGCCGGATGCCGCCGCGCACGTCGCCGACATTCGTTCCGCCGTCGAGGAGCTCGCCCCGCGCTTCCCGCACGATGCCGGCTACCTCGCGGCGCTCGACCGCGACTTCGCCCGCTGGGCCAACGAGGACTTCGGCGTGCCCGACTTCTTCGACTCCCTGATGCAGTTCCAGCCGCAGCAGCACCGGACCGATGGCATCCGCCACCTCGTCGTCTTCCCGATGTACACCCAGAACGGCAGCACGAGCCGCCTGGTCGAGGCTGTGCTGATCGAGGTCATCTGGCCGGAGTTCGTGGCCGAACTCGAGCAGCAGTACACGAACAAGCTGTTCGTGCCGATCCGGTTCCTGGATTTCACGCCCGGCTACGACACCAATTCCGCCGTGCTCTTTCCCGAGACGGTCGCGATGCGCGAAATCCCGACCTTCACCTGGGGAGCGATCTTCGCCGACCGGGAGGCCGCCCGATTCCGCAGGGTCGTGGGCGCCGCATCCGCGATCACCCGCCTCGACCTGCCCGCCGAGGCCGCGGCACTCCTCGACGACCAGCACCTCACCGAGGAAAACTTCGTGATGTGGGACCTCATCCACGACCGCACCCACATGCGCGGTGACCTGCCGTTCGACCCGTTCATGATCAAGCAGCGGATGCCGTTCTTCCTCTACTCCCTCGAGGAACTGCGCTGCGACCTCACCGCCTTCCGCGAGTCGGTCACGATCGCGCGCGACGACACCGCGAGCCCCGAGGCGCGCAGGCACGCGAACCTCGTGCAGTACGCGGTGATCTTCGACCGGATCTTCCGCTTCGCGATCAGCGGCAGCCGGGTGCGCAACTACGACGGGCTCGGCGGCCAGCTGCTGTTCGCGTGGATGCACCAGCACCACGTGCTGCACTGGACGGACACCGCGCTCAGCCTCGACTGGGACGCCGTCCCCGACGTCGTGATCGCACTCGGCGCCCGGATCGACGAGCTCTACTGGGCCTCGATCGACCGGCCGAAGAAGGCGCACTGGCTCGCCGCGTACGCGATGATCGCCGAGACGCTCACGCCGAACCCGGCTTCGGCCTGGGCGCGCGGGCTCCCGCTCGAGGTGCTCGCCGGACCTCCGAAGGGGTACACCGACCTCGTGCTCGACGACGAATTCCCGCTGTCGATGTTCTTCGAGGCGCTCGATAAGAAGATGAAGACCGTCATCGAGTCGACGGCCGGCATCACCGGACGCGACTAGGCCGGGCGGCCGACGATGACCGGGCTGCCGGCCGACCACACGGATGGCCCGGGCCCCGGTGGCGGGACAGGTCCTGCCGGCGGGATCAGGCCTGCCGGCGAGGCCGTCGCCGGCCGCACCGTGATCGTCGCCGGCGCGACGAGTACCGCCGGGCTGGCCGTGTCCGGGGCGCTCGCGGGGGCCGGCGCCCGTGTGATCGTCGTCGGGTCGAACCAGCAGCGCCTCGCCGGGCTCATCGCGAGCGTGCCCGGCGCGTTCTGGTATACCTGCGATCTCGCCGACGGTGCGGCCGTCACCGACCTCGCCGAACGCGTCCATGCCGATCACGGCATGGTCGACGGGCTCATTCACCTCGTCGGCGGCTGGCGCGGCGGCGGCGGCCTTGCCGGCCAGTCGGACGAGGACTGGGCATTCCTGCACCGGAATATCGTGACCACGCTCCGCAACACGAGCCGCGCCTTCAACGCCGACCTGCTGGCCTCGCCGGCAGGCCGCCTCGCCGTCGTCTCGTCGGTCTCGGTGGATGCGCCGGCCCCCGGCGGTGCGAACTACGCCGCGGCGAAGTCGGCGGCGGAAACGTGGACCCGCGCCGTCGGCCACGGCTTCGCGAAGGCGGCCTCACCGAGTGGTCAGACCGCCGCGACCGCGATCTTCGTAGTCCGCGCCCTCGACGGCCTCGAACCCGAGCTCGCCGAACGGGTCGTCGCTCTCTGGGCTGTGCCTGCGGCATCCGTCAACAACACGCGCATCCCCCTCGGCTGACTGCCCCGCCCGACAATTGTTGCCGCTGCGAACATCTGCGGCCCGCGCGGGGGCCGCTCTTGTCGCACCGGCAACACGTCGCACCGGCAACACTTAGTGGAGAGGCGCGCTAGCGTGGGCATGGATACGGAGGAGGGGCATGCTCTCGATCGAGCACGTCAGTAAGCGGTTCGGCACCCGGCAGGTGCTGACCGACGTGAGCTTCGACATCTCCGACGGCCGCCTGACCGGCTTCGTCGGCGCGAACGGCGCAGGCAAGACCACCGCGATGCGGATCATCCTCGGCGTGCTGTCGTCCGACTCCGGCGACGTTCGGCAGGGCGGGGTGCCGCTCACCGCCGACGACCGCCGCCGGTTCGGCTATATGCCCGAGGAACGCGGGCTGTACCCCAAGATGAAGATCGGCGAGCAGCTCGTCTACCTGGCCCGCCTGCACGGTTTGCCCCCGGCATCCGCACGGCGCAATACCGCAGAGCTGCTCGAGCGCCTCGGCCTCGGCGAGCGCAGCGGCGATCTCGTCGAATCGCTCTCCCTCGGCAACCAGCAGCGTGCGCAGATCGCGGCGGCCCTCGTGCACGACCCCGAGTTCCTCGTCCTCGACGAGCCGTTCTCCGGACTCGACCCGCTCGCAGTCGAGGTCGTGATGGGCGTGCTCGGCAGCTATGCCGCACGCGGCGTCCCCGTGCTGTTCTCCTCGCACCAGCTCGACATCGTCGAACGCCTCTGCGATGACCTCGTCATCATCGCCCGCGGCGAGATCCGCGCGAACGGCCCCCGCGACGAACTTCGCGAGCGGCACAGCAGCCCGCGCTTCGAGATCCGTACGGCTGACGACGCCGGCTGGATCCGCACGGTGCCCGGCGTCGACGTCCTCGAGGTGAGCGGCGGTTTCGCGGTCTTCGAAGCCCAGACGGATGCCGCGAGCCAGGCCGTCCTCCGCCTGGCCCTCGAGCGCGGCCCGGTCCTCACTTTCAGCCGGCAGCGCCCGAGCCTGGCCTCCATCTTCAAGGAGGTCGTGCAGTGAGCGATCGCTCGGGAACGGCCGACCGGTATCCGGCGCCGACGCTTCGGCAGAGCGTCTGGCTTGTGGCGACCCGGGAGATCGTGGCCCGGCTCCGCAGCAAGGCCTTCCTGATCTCCACGGGCATCCTGTTGCTCGTCTCGATCGGGTCCGTCGTGGCCGGCGGTCTCGCGAGCCAGAACCAGACCCTGCCCAAGGTCGCGGTGGTCGGGTCGGCCGCCGCGCAGGTCGTGCGCCAGGCCGGCACGCTGGCCGCCGTCGAGGCCGACGATCTCGCCGCCGCAGAGGCCCTCGTGCGTGCGGGCACGGTGACCGCCGCGATCGTGCCGGCGGAATTGCAGGCCGGCTACCCGCTGCCCCTGCGGGTGATCGCCCTCTCCGGGACCCCGCTCGAGGTCGTCGGCGTCCTGAGCCTCCGCCCGGAGGTGACCCTTCTGGAACCATCGAAACAGGGCGAGGGCCTCGTCTACCTCGTCGCGATCGGGTTCGGGCTCGTCTTCTTCATGTCGGCGATCACCTTCGGCTCCACGATCGCGCAGAGCGTCGTCGAGGAGAAGCAGACCCGCGTCGTCGAGATCCTGATGACGACCATCCCGGTGCGGGCGCTCCTCGCCGGCAAGGTCGTCGGCAACAGCATCATGGCCTTCGGGCAGATCGTCGCGATCGGCTTGCTCGTCTCGATCGGCATGGCGGTGACCGGCCAGCACGTCCTGCTCGGCGACATCGGCCCGTCGCTGGTCTGGTTCGCGGTGTTCTTCGCGTTCGGGTTCGTGATGCTCGCCTCGCTGTTCGCGGCGACGGCGTCGATGGTGTCCCGGCAGGAGGATGTCGGCTCTGCGACCTCGCCGGTGCTCGTCCTCGTGATGATTCCCTATTTCCTGGTGATCCTGTTCAACGACAACCCCACCGTGCTCGCGATCATGTCCTATATTCCGTTCTCGGCACCCGTCGGCATGCCCATGCGGATCTTCCTCGGCACAGCCGCCTGGTGGGAGCCACTGCTCTCGCTCTCGATCCTGCTCGCCTCCACCGCGCTCGTGATCCTGATCGGCTCCCGCATTTACGCGAATTCACTCCTCCGGATGGGGGCACGGGTCACCTTCCGCGAGGCGCTCCGGGGCTGAGCGGATGCGCGAGCGACGGTCCGCGAGCACATCTCACAGTGGCGGCGGAGCCGGATGCGCAAGGATGGAGGGGTGACTCAACTCCATGACCTTTCCTCGCGCGGTTTCGCCTCGGACAATTACTCCGGGGTGCACCCCGAGATCCTCGAGGCGATCGGCAGGGCCAACGGCGCCCACCAGATCTCCTACGGCGAAGACGTGTACACCGAGCGCCTCCAGCAGGTGTTCGCGCGGCACTTCGGCGAGGGCACAGAGGCCTTCCCCGTCTTCAACGGAACCGGCGCGAACGTAGTCGGCCTGCAGTCGATGCTGCCGCGCTGGGGCGCCGTCATCTGCGCCTCGACCGCGCACATCAACTCGGATGAGGGCGGCGCCCCGGAGAAGGTCGCCGGCATCAAGCTCCTCACCATCGACACCCCAGACGGCAAGCTCACCCCCGCGCTGATCGACCAGCAGGCCTGGGGCTGGGGCGACGAGCACCGCGCCCAGCCGCTTGTCGTCTCGATCACCCAGACCACCGAGCTCGGCACCGCGTACAGCATCGGGGAGGTGCGGGCCATCGCCGACCACGCGCACGCGAACGGGATGACCCTGCACATGGACGGCGCCCGCCTCTCCAATGCGGCCGCGGCGCTCGGCGTCCCGTTCCGCGCGTTCACGCGCGACGCCGGCGTCGACGTGCTGAGCTTCGGCGGCACAAAGAACGGGATGATGTACGGCGAGTGCATCGTCGTTCTCAACCCCGAGGCATCCGCCGGACTGGTCTACCTGCGCAAGCTCAACATGCAGCTCGCCTCGAAGATGCGGTTCATCTCGGCACAGCTGATCGCGCTGCTCGATGGCGACCTCTGGCTGCGGAACGCCGGCCACGCCAACGCCATGGCCACGAAACTGCGGACCGCCCTCGACGACGGCATCGCCGACGGCTCGATCACGGGTGTCTCCTTCAGCCAGCCCACCCAGTCCAACGCCGTGTTCGCGGTGCTGCCGCCCGGCGTCGCCGACAGCCTGCGGGAGGCGTTCCGCTTCTACGACTGGAACCCGGCGACCGGCGAGGTGCGCTGGATGTGCGGCTTCGACACCGAGGAGGCCGACATCGACGCCTTCGTCGCCGCCCTCAAGGTCGAACTCGAGTCGGCTCGCGCACTCGCGAGCGACCAGGACACGGCGCCGACCCCCGAACCGGCCGAACGATGAACGCCTTCGCCAACAAACCCTGGCTCGGCTCGTACGCCCCCGGGGTGCCGAGCACCATCCCGGCCCCCTCCGACACCCTCGTCGGGATGATCGAGGCCTCCTGCCGGCTCTACGCCGACGCGATCGCACTCGACTTCTTCGGCGGCACCACGAGCTACACCCAGCTCG
This genomic window contains:
- a CDS encoding class I SAM-dependent methyltransferase — translated: MSRTPQKPTDLTHPSPPLTGWYSENHWPAPETVVVADDRMTADVAYRLAKSGTGMLWAGDFQNARQLLGALARRIDHIDTARRRTHPPRRGPAALFERTRADAHERARLLGLVLIPLDADYTIALRRAPGARAACLETYGPAGRTATVTSLRELLGVMGAHEWRVRGVVVPALGGSIHAHYGVFSPVRGEYLDLVLAAPLPATTATPATGTTSAAKDASRTAFDIGTGTGVIAAILAGRGFDRVIGTDTAPRALACARENVARLGLTKTVTIEDTDLFPAGLADLIVCNPPWIPGAAITATDHAVYDPDGQMLQGFLGGLAGHLAPGGEGWLVLSDIAEHLGLRSRDALLDQFDDAGLEVVARLDTKPVHRKAVDADDPLHVARAAEVTSLWRLRAVSAPERP
- a CDS encoding glucose PTS transporter subunit IIA, with translation MASKPAADIVQSIGGAGNIVGLTHCATRLRFQLKDASGIDQAAVEAIPVVLGAVPQTGDRYQVVIGGAVETVYNEIWALPEMKKISAGDSIADMKAAGKAKGPRGKFAGLDTFFEVLSDSFRPILGALLGASLFITFMALMATLGVIPAWNAPGVTLDPSWQFVNLMWQGVFVFLPLMVAYNASKRMGADPWVGFGIMAVVMLPGFTALGKTDGAASVFGGHASVVQIFGLPLTVFDYSSQVFPPLLMAGVLAALTVLLKKIIPSSVQLIFVPFISMLIMIPLTAFLIGPIGVYGGAGLGNFLKSINDFSPFIFAVVIPLAYPFMVPLGLHWPLNAIMLLNIQSLGFDFIQGPMGAWNFACFGATAGVLFLAIREKDRLMKQTATGALAAGLLGGISEPSLYGIHLRFKRIYPRMLIGCLVGGVIIGLGGGVKTSAFVFTSLLTIPAFNNIPLYTIAIAAAFFTAMILVILSGYQTPEQKAEVAAQVADDEAAASMKSAHVAPVAAPVSAGTAHAATATAPSTGTATALATLLATIGSPVAGIVVPLDEVPDPVFSKGIVGPGVGIDPTEDTVYAPAAGKVLVAQPTGHAFGLLLDSGVELLIHVGIDTVNLAGKGFDVKVAAGDRVEAGTPLVTFDRAVIEAAGYSLVTPVLVTNARKFGPVEPAASGHVQVGSPLLTVAEK
- a CDS encoding DUF6421 family protein, which produces MSNYSAEALVGEPEVLEDTPNLTTSPAWVRLKAAASAMQAIQAPDGSVPEATDRPDAAAHVADIRSAVEELAPRFPHDAGYLAALDRDFARWANEDFGVPDFFDSLMQFQPQQHRTDGIRHLVVFPMYTQNGSTSRLVEAVLIEVIWPEFVAELEQQYTNKLFVPIRFLDFTPGYDTNSAVLFPETVAMREIPTFTWGAIFADREAARFRRVVGAASAITRLDLPAEAAALLDDQHLTEENFVMWDLIHDRTHMRGDLPFDPFMIKQRMPFFLYSLEELRCDLTAFRESVTIARDDTASPEARRHANLVQYAVIFDRIFRFAISGSRVRNYDGLGGQLLFAWMHQHHVLHWTDTALSLDWDAVPDVVIALGARIDELYWASIDRPKKAHWLAAYAMIAETLTPNPASAWARGLPLEVLAGPPKGYTDLVLDDEFPLSMFFEALDKKMKTVIESTAGITGRD
- a CDS encoding SDR family NAD(P)-dependent oxidoreductase, producing the protein MTGLPADHTDGPGPGGGTGPAGGIRPAGEAVAGRTVIVAGATSTAGLAVSGALAGAGARVIVVGSNQQRLAGLIASVPGAFWYTCDLADGAAVTDLAERVHADHGMVDGLIHLVGGWRGGGGLAGQSDEDWAFLHRNIVTTLRNTSRAFNADLLASPAGRLAVVSSVSVDAPAPGGANYAAAKSAAETWTRAVGHGFAKAASPSGQTAATAIFVVRALDGLEPELAERVVALWAVPAASVNNTRIPLG
- a CDS encoding ATP-binding cassette domain-containing protein — its product is MLSIEHVSKRFGTRQVLTDVSFDISDGRLTGFVGANGAGKTTAMRIILGVLSSDSGDVRQGGVPLTADDRRRFGYMPEERGLYPKMKIGEQLVYLARLHGLPPASARRNTAELLERLGLGERSGDLVESLSLGNQQRAQIAAALVHDPEFLVLDEPFSGLDPLAVEVVMGVLGSYAARGVPVLFSSHQLDIVERLCDDLVIIARGEIRANGPRDELRERHSSPRFEIRTADDAGWIRTVPGVDVLEVSGGFAVFEAQTDAASQAVLRLALERGPVLTFSRQRPSLASIFKEVVQ
- a CDS encoding ABC transporter permease translates to MSDRSGTADRYPAPTLRQSVWLVATREIVARLRSKAFLISTGILLLVSIGSVVAGGLASQNQTLPKVAVVGSAAAQVVRQAGTLAAVEADDLAAAEALVRAGTVTAAIVPAELQAGYPLPLRVIALSGTPLEVVGVLSLRPEVTLLEPSKQGEGLVYLVAIGFGLVFFMSAITFGSTIAQSVVEEKQTRVVEILMTTIPVRALLAGKVVGNSIMAFGQIVAIGLLVSIGMAVTGQHVLLGDIGPSLVWFAVFFAFGFVMLASLFAATASMVSRQEDVGSATSPVLVLVMIPYFLVILFNDNPTVLAIMSYIPFSAPVGMPMRIFLGTAAWWEPLLSLSILLASTALVILIGSRIYANSLLRMGARVTFREALRG
- a CDS encoding low specificity L-threonine aldolase, which translates into the protein MTQLHDLSSRGFASDNYSGVHPEILEAIGRANGAHQISYGEDVYTERLQQVFARHFGEGTEAFPVFNGTGANVVGLQSMLPRWGAVICASTAHINSDEGGAPEKVAGIKLLTIDTPDGKLTPALIDQQAWGWGDEHRAQPLVVSITQTTELGTAYSIGEVRAIADHAHANGMTLHMDGARLSNAAAALGVPFRAFTRDAGVDVLSFGGTKNGMMYGECIVVLNPEASAGLVYLRKLNMQLASKMRFISAQLIALLDGDLWLRNAGHANAMATKLRTALDDGIADGSITGVSFSQPTQSNAVFAVLPPGVADSLREAFRFYDWNPATGEVRWMCGFDTEEADIDAFVAALKVELESARALASDQDTAPTPEPAER